CCATTGCGCCATGTGACGCAGCTATACGCTCGCGAATTGCCGTTGGTCTTCGGGCGGGGATAATTGGCCATCCCCACGCCAAGCAGATTTTCCACGGCCCTGGTCAATAGCCCGGCACTTCGGACTTCATCCCAGTCACAGGAGTTCGGCACTACGATCAACTCTGCACCGTTCAGCATGAGTTGAGTCGCCGGTTCCGGAAATTCTCTGTCGGCGCAGATCATAGCCCCGACGTTGACCTTCCCTTCAGCCCCCGTCAGCGTGCATACATCGAACGATTCGCCCGGGCTGCAATTCAAATCGCAACCTGCCGCGTTTTCGCCATCAGGGCCGAAATCGCAGATGCACGCCTTGGAGTAGTGCAGCGACGCCCCGCCCTGATTATTAAAGATCGAAACACTGTTGCGCGGCTTTGGGTTCGACGCCTCCAAGTAAGTAATGGCAACGTTCATTTGGAGATCACGCGCCAGAGACGCAAAACTGCTCAAGAAAGTGCTGTGGTGTTCTACCGCCGATGCTGTCCATCGCCGCTGTGCCGCCGGATCGCCCGGACATGCCTCACCGCCGCTGCTCCAAAGTTCAGGGAACACGACGAGATCAGCACCGAGCGCCTTCGCTTGGCGGCAGCAGTCAAGGCCCTTTTCGAGGTTGGTGTGCGGCTCGATGCCACATGGTGCGATCTGAAGAAGAGCGACCTTGAAGCGCATATTACCCGGCAGAAGCAAAGCTGCGTCGCTTTGGAGCAGTTTACAGCGACGATGAGTGATGAATCGCCATATCGTAAGTCACGGGTTGCCGCTGGCGAACAAACGCGCAAACTTACGAGAGGGCTGTTTCTTGACGCTCTGCTCTCCTTTGTGCTACATACGCGCTCCCATAGTGGTCTGGTAAGCGGACCAATGTCCCCGGCGCCGTAACACCATGCGGCAGCGGCTGCTCTGGATCCCCAAGATGCTTGGCTTGCTCAACTCGTGCTGGGTGGTGCTGGCGATCTGCGCCGCCGTGCACTACCTGCGAAGCACCGCTCACTCCGTTACCGCAGGACGCCTCCAGCGGGCTTTGGCCCTGGGTTGCGTGCTGGCCATTTTGTTCCCCGTTATCTCCGCTGACGACGATCTGCAACAGCAGCAGATGGCATCCGAGGCTGGCGCTGTCTCCAGGATCATCAAAGCCTCAGCCGACCACGACAATTGCAAGGCTCGCCTTGCAGCCGCGCTGGCCGCTGCCCCCGCCAGACCCGCTTTGGCGAGCACCCTGGACTGCCCCGTCGATGTCGAACCGCCCGTGCACTGCTCGCTCAGGGCACACGCCACCGGCGATCGCTCACCTCCGCAAATCTGATCTCAACCTGTTCTGAACTACGCCCGGCCGTGTGGTGTTGGCGCGTAGAAGGTGCCATTTCGACTGATGGCACAAAACTCCCTGGTGGGACGAATGCTTCGTCCGCGTCGGCTGGCGTAGCGCGTTGACCGGTTTCGAAAACCTTCGCCCGTGAACTGGGGATCACAACGCACTGGGCAACCTGCCCTCAACTTCAGGGCTTGCCCGGTCAAGCCAATGGGGATGTCTTCCCGAGGAGAGAAAAACCAATGCGACACTCGCTGTTCTTGTCCCTTGTGGTGTGTCTCGTCGCGCTAAGCTTGCCAACCTTCGCCGGAGAACCGCCAAACCCCACCGACAAATCCGCCAAACCCTATTCGTCATCTACGACCGGCGCTAGCAAGGAAGAAGTTCAGCAGTTGCGCGGCGAGCTGGCGTCACAACAGCAAACCATGGCGTCACAACAGAAAACCATTGAAGAACTGAAAGCGATGGTCTCCGATCTGGCGCAGCGGCTGGGGACGACCGATGCTCGCGTCCTGCCGGCGGCTGGAACGCAAGGCGGGCGCGTGCAGACGCTCGGCTACAGCGCGCCATCGCTGGAGGAAGCTCTCGACGGCACCACAGCCTCGGGGCAGCCCGGCCAAGCCGCTCTGTCCCAGAAGGCGCCTGAAGAAAAGAAGGAACCCGACAGGCTCGAGTGGTCCGTCGAAGGCGGCAAGGTCCAGATTTACGGGCATTCTGACGTGTCCTACGACTACGTCGACAACGGCATCACCAATGCCATGGAAGCCACCAACCCGTTTCTGGGACCCGCTGCCGTGGCACGCGCCAACAATGGATGGATGGGCCAGATCTCCAGCAACTTGTCTTACTTCGGCGTTCGCGGTTCACGCCGGATCAACTCTTATCTGAACGGCGTGTTCCAGTTCGAGACCGAGGTCATGATGTCCGACACCCCGGGACCCACCTCCGACCTGCAGTGCAAGTACTGTCTGGGGTCGCGCGACACCTATGTGGGGCTCTCCGGTCCGTGGGGCGCGGTCAAACTTGGCAAGGAAGATGCGCCGTACAAAAGAACGACGACTGGCGCTTTCGATCCTTTCCTTAACAGCATCGGCGACGCCAGAAGCATCATGGGCAACAGTGGTGGTGACAACCGCGCCGAGTTCATGGGCCGCGTCTCGCACGCCATCTGGTACGAAAGTCCCACCCATAAGGGGCTCTATGCCAGCATCTTGTTCGCTCCGAGCCAAAACCGCTCCAGCGACAACAGCGCTTACCCCCGAGGCGAGCCCAATTGCGCCGGCGGCAATGGCGCCTTTACCCTCAGTCTCGCGAACAAGGGCAACGTACCTGAAGGCGCCGACCTGAACTCGGTACTTCCGTCGCCGGATACGAACCCTTGCAATGACGGTGCATTTGGCAACGTGCTGAGCGCGGCGGCCACTTACCGCGGGCATGGTCTGTATGCCTTCGGCGGGTACGAGCATCACGGCCATGTGAACCGTACGGGCGACCTAATTGGCGTGGACGATGAAGCCGCCTGGAAGTTCGGCGCGGAGTACACAGTTAAGAAGAGCGGCACGACCCCGAGCTTCGTCTTTGAACACCTGAAGCGCTACGGATCCCAAACCGATCCGCGCCTCAATGAACGCACCCGTCCTCTCGCCACCTGGGTTGCGCTCAGGCAAAAGCTAACCAAGAAGGACACCTTTAACTTCTCTTGGATACGCGCCGGCAAAACATCCGGCGATCCGGGCTTCTGCACAGCGACCGACCCAACGGGTAGCATCTGTACGGCCGCCCTGCCGGTCGACACAGTCAACAACAGCACCAACATGTATGCCGCCGGTGTGAAGCATACGCTCACCAGCAAAATGTCAACCTACTTCGTATACGCGCGGCAAGCCAACCATGTCGACGCTCACTACGATCTGGGTGCCGTTGGACACGGCCTCATCGTTGACAAGAAAGACTTCCTGGGAGTGGGGTTCCCTGGCACGGAACTCCAGGGAGTTTCGGGTGGAGTGACGTTTGATTTCTGACCCGCTGTTAGGGAGTTCCTCCGCTTGGGCGTTCGGATAGATCACGGCCCCAATGGCCGGGATTTCCTGTTCGCTTGGAGTGTGCCCACATCTGCCCGCGGTTGGCAGGTGTGGGGCTCACGACTCCCAACTCGCCGGGATTGTCCCCACACCAGTACCATTAGTTTATGTTGCTTCGGGCTCTGATTGGCTGGCTCGGCATTCTCGCCGTTGCCATTATCAACGGTGGTCTGCGTGACCTTTACATTCGCCCGCGATTCGGGTTCTTCAGCGCCGAGCTTTTTGGTGCGGCCGTGCTATCGGTCGCGATCGTATTCGCCGCAGCAATCGTCATGCGTCCGGTCGCCCCGAACTGGCGTCGTGCCGCCTTTCAGCTTTCCGCGGAATGGCTGGCGTTGACTCTTGCA
Above is a genomic segment from Terriglobia bacterium containing:
- a CDS encoding carbon-nitrogen hydrolase family protein encodes the protein MRFKVALLQIAPCGIEPHTNLEKGLDCCRQAKALGADLVVFPELWSSGGEACPGDPAAQRRWTASAVEHHSTFLSSFASLARDLQMNVAITYLEASNPKPRNSVSIFNNQGGASLHYSKACICDFGPDGENAAGCDLNCSPGESFDVCTLTGAEGKVNVGAMICADREFPEPATQLMLNGAELIVVPNSCDWDEVRSAGLLTRAVENLLGVGMANYPRPKTNGNSRAYSCVTWRNGKPQSPLVAAAGEDEELLIAEFDLDEIHGFRRFESWRLNHRYRLSRDNRYR
- a CDS encoding porin yields the protein MRHSLFLSLVVCLVALSLPTFAGEPPNPTDKSAKPYSSSTTGASKEEVQQLRGELASQQQTMASQQKTIEELKAMVSDLAQRLGTTDARVLPAAGTQGGRVQTLGYSAPSLEEALDGTTASGQPGQAALSQKAPEEKKEPDRLEWSVEGGKVQIYGHSDVSYDYVDNGITNAMEATNPFLGPAAVARANNGWMGQISSNLSYFGVRGSRRINSYLNGVFQFETEVMMSDTPGPTSDLQCKYCLGSRDTYVGLSGPWGAVKLGKEDAPYKRTTTGAFDPFLNSIGDARSIMGNSGGDNRAEFMGRVSHAIWYESPTHKGLYASILFAPSQNRSSDNSAYPRGEPNCAGGNGAFTLSLANKGNVPEGADLNSVLPSPDTNPCNDGAFGNVLSAAATYRGHGLYAFGGYEHHGHVNRTGDLIGVDDEAAWKFGAEYTVKKSGTTPSFVFEHLKRYGSQTDPRLNERTRPLATWVALRQKLTKKDTFNFSWIRAGKTSGDPGFCTATDPTGSICTAALPVDTVNNSTNMYAAGVKHTLTSKMSTYFVYARQANHVDAHYDLGAVGHGLIVDKKDFLGVGFPGTELQGVSGGVTFDF